A genomic segment from Synchiropus splendidus isolate RoL2022-P1 chromosome 18, RoL_Sspl_1.0, whole genome shotgun sequence encodes:
- the atp13a2 gene encoding cation-transporting ATPase 13A2 isoform X3: protein MDRSRSVVDLQSGLPSPNLHNPLFSPDCHMDVQGYKWVQWRVWMCRLAALLSLGTLLIIFHWRPRLAVRARCCSCPPALANILLIRDSFGRQHVVEVQIKEIEEGSLEISGDHGDTEWRDTVQLNREDKTLLRYYIHEGMRYVWLDRKGAFCCVSVLNEDWTCEDLHSFQRGLSHLEQSLRRQVHGPNLIDVPVKSYLKLLFEEVLNPFYVFQIFSITLWSFDNYYYYASCIFIISVLSISISLYEIRKQSVTLHNMARLITNVVVRSDSGVEQSVSSVELVPGDCIIIPQDGLLLACDAALLSGECLVNESMLTGESVPVLKTPLPTSECRYSSETERRHTLFCGTQVIQAKGGELGGAIAIVTRTGFLTAKGNLISSILYPQPSNFRFYRDSMKFLLVLGFFALIGTLYSFVTFYRDHASWREVLFKSLDIVTIAVPPALPAALTTGTIYAQRRLKKQGVFCISPPRINVSGKVSVFCFDKTGTLTEEGLDVWGVMEAGPLGFSDLVSDPRLLPAGPTLSGLACCHTVTLLRGQPLGDPLELKMVESTGWTLQEPEGNGKMFHEEFGGHRVLAVMRPSKPLQHTSSSEAVAIVQRFPFSSALQRMSVVTVTSRGRSAVAFMKGSPEMVASLCLQSTVPPQFSSVLRNFASEGLRVLALACRELDNSSDLTAIERVEVEKDMKFVGLLMMKNLVKPESAEVINVLRLAQLRTVMVTGDNILTAINVAKNCGMVGPDEKVVFVSATSQTAQSVPTLKFSLEDAGSPATQGSVEIFTQHLYQGGYGYHLAINGKSFAALCDHFPEHLPKVLMRATVFARMAPDQKTQLVKELQNLNYCVGMCGDGANDCGALRAADVGVSLSEAEASVASPFTSKTENISCVPLLIREGRCALVTSFSLFRYMAMYSLIQFSSVLILYSERTSLADFQFLYCDIVLVTLLAIVMGQGGPSKELSARRPPASLLALPVLGSIVIHTSMILTAQLGSLFLITSQDWYVPLNSTVLGAENLPNMENTGVFTVSGFQYIFIAVVVTKGYPHKKPLYNTVIFLVFLIVLFGIMTWLALYPGSFFRWVLELSDITDFDFKLLLVALAALNFLVCFVLEVLIDMGMLNVFRCRRSRPSKKAYKRLNTQLSDSPSWPPLNQTLIPSQHTVINLS from the exons ATGGACCGAAGCa GGAGCGTTGTGGATCTGCAGAGTGGACTCCCCTCACCCAATCTGCACAACCCCCTGTTCAGTCCTGACTGTCACATG GATGTACAGGGGTACAAGTGGGTGCAATGGCGTGTTTGGATGTGCCGTCTTGCAGCACTGCTGTCCCTAGGCACACTGCTGATCATTTTCCACTGGCGGCCGCGACTGGCCGTCCGTGCTCGCTGCTGCTCCTGTCCACCAGCTCTGGCCAACATTCTGCTCATTAGA gatagTTTTGGTCGACAGCATGTGGTCGAGGTCCAAATCAAGGAGATAGAGGAGGGAAG TTTGGAAATTTCGGGGGACCATGGTGACACTGAATGGCGAGACACAGTCcagctgaacagagaggat AAAACTCTGCTGCGCTACTACATTCACGAAGGGATGCGCTACGTCTGGTTAGATCGCAAGGGAGCTTTCTGCTGCGTCAG TGTCCTCAATGAGGACTGGACCTGCGAGGACCTGCACAGCTTCCAAAGAGGTTTGAGTCATCTCGAGCAGAGCTTGAG GAGACAAGTTCATGGCCCCAACCTCATTGACGTTCCTGTGAAGTCATACCTAAAGCTGCTCTTTGAAGAG GTCCTGAACCCGTTTTATGTGTTCCAGATCTTCAGCATCACATTATGGAGCTttgataattattattattacgccTCCTGTATATTTATCATCTCAGTTCTCTCCATTAGCATCTCACTTTATGAGATACGAAAG CAAAGTGTGACTCTCCACAACATGGCCCGTTTGATCACAAATGTCGTGGTGCGCAGCGACTCAGGAG TGGAGCAGAGCGTGAGCTCCGTCGAGCTCGTGCCAGGCGACTGCATCATCATTCCTCAAGACGGACTTCTGCTGGCGTGTGATGCTGCCCTGCTGAGCGGGGAGTGTCTTGTCAACGAAAGCATGCTCACAG GGGAAAGTGTCCCAGTGCTGAAAACTCCGCTGCCGACGAGCGAATGCAGGTATAGCTCTGAGACTGAGCGTCGCCACACGCTCTTCTGTGGGACTCAAGTCATTCAGGCCAAAGGAGGAGAACTAGGAGGAGCTATTGCCATAGTAACAAGAACAG GCTTCCTGACAGCCAAAGGAAACTTGATCAGCTCCATCTTGTATCCTCAACCAAGCAACTTCCGCTTCTATCGAGATTCCATGAAGTTTCTGCTCGTCTTGGGCTTTTTTG CATTGATTGGAACGCTTTACAGCTTTGTGACCTTCTACAGAGATCAT GCATCCTGGCGGGAGGTGTTGTTTAAAAGCCTGGACATCGTCACCATCGCTGTGCCTCCTGCTCTGCCTGCTGCCCTCACCACCGGTACCATATATGCCCAGAGACGGCTGAAAAAGCAGGGCGTATTCTGCATCAGCCCACCACGCATCAACGTGTCCGGAAAGGTGTCAGTGTTCTGCTTTGATAAG ACTGGAACTCTGACGGAGGAAGGTCTGGATGTGTGGGGGGTGATGGAGGCCGGACCTCTAGGCTTCTCAGATCTGGTCTCAGACCCCAGACTCCTTCCTGCTGGGCCCACGTTGTCTGGACTGGCCTGCTGTCACACGGTGACCCTGCTGAGAGGTCAGCCACTGGGAGACCCCCTGGAGTTGAAGATGGTGGAGTCCACCGGCTGG ACTCTTCAGGAGCCGGAGGgaaatggaaaaatgtttcatgaagagtTTGGGGGTCACAGAGTGTTAGCTGTGATGAGACCAAGCAAACCCCTTCAACACACA AGTTCCAGCGAGGCAGTGGCGATCGTTCAGAGGTTTCCCTTTTCCTCGGCCCTACAGAGGATGAGTGTGGTGACTGTGACTAGCAGAGGTCGCTCTGCTGTCGCGTTTATGAAAGGCTCCCCGGAGATGGTGGCCAGCCTCTGCCTGCAAAGCACAG TGCCGCCACAATTCTCAAGCGTGTTGAGGAACTTTGCCAGCGAGGGTCTCCGAGTTCTCGCTCTTGCTTGTCGAGAACTGGACAACAGCAGTGACCTGACCGCCATCGAACG GGTGGAAGTGGAGAAAGACATGAAGTTTGTGGGCCTCCTGATGATGAAGAACTTGGTCAAACCGGAGAGTGCTGAGGTCATCAACGTCCTCAGATTGGCACAGCTGCGCACTGTCATGGTGACTG GCGACAACATATTAACGGCCATCAATGTTGCCAAGAACTGTGGAATGGTTGGGCCTGACGAGAAGGTGGTGTTTGTCAGTGCCACGTCACAAACTGCCCAGTCAGTGCCTACTCTGAAGTTCAGCCTGGAGGACGCAGGGTCTCCTGCCACTCAGGGTTCTGTAGAAATCTTTACACAG CATCTCTACCAGGGAGGCTATGGATACCACCTGGCGATCAATGGGAAGTCCTTTGCGGCACTCTGTGATCACTTCCCAGAACACCTGCCAAAG GTTTTGATGAGAGCTACAGTTTTTGCTCGAATGGCTCCGGACCAGAAGACCCAGCTGGTGAAGGAGCTGCAAAACCTGAA ttACTGTGTGGGCATGTGTGGAGACGGAGCCAACGACTGCGGCGCTCTCCGAGCTGCTGACGTTGGCGTTTCTCTGTCTGAAGCTGAAGCGTCTGTAGCGTCACCTTTTACCTCCAAAACTGAAAACATCAGCTGTGTCCCACTGCTCATCAG AGAAGGCCGGTGTGCCCTGGTCACCTCGTTCAGTCTCTTCCGCTACATGGCCATGTACAGTCTGATCCAGTTCAGCTCTGTGCTCATCCTCTACTCG GAAAGAACTTCTCTGGCCGACTTCCAGTTTCTCTACTGTGACATCGTCCTGGTAACTCTGCTGGCCATCGTAATGGGACAAGGAGGTCCCAGCAAAGAGCTCTCCGCTCGCAGACCACCGGCCAGTCTGCTGGCGCTGCCCGTCCTGGGAAGCATCGTCATCCACACCTCGATGATTTTAACTGCTCAGCTGGGCTCACTCTTCTTGATCACCTCGCAGGACTG GTATGTTCCTCTGAATTCCACCGTGCTTGGAGCAGAGAACCTTCCTAATATGGAGAACACAGGCGTGTTCACTGTGTCAGGGTTCCAGTACATCTTCATAGCCGTCGTGGTCACCAAAGGATACCCTCATAAGAAACCGCTTTATAACACTG TGATTTTCCTGGTCTTCCTCATTGTCCTGTTTGGGATAATGACTTGGCTGGCTCTGTATCCCGGTTCATTTTTCCGGTGGGTGCTTGAACTTTCCGACATCACCGATTTTGATTTCAAGCTGCTGTTGGTCGCGCTGGCTGCTCTGAACTTCCTCGTTTGTTTTGTGCTGGAg GTTCTGATCGACATGGGGATGCTAAACGTTTTCCGCTGTCGACGGAGTCGTCCGTCGAAGAAAGCGTACAAGCGTCTGAACACTCAGCTGTCTGACTCGCCCTCGTGGCCGCCCCTCAATCAAACCCTGATCCCCTCACAGCACACAGTCATCAACTTAAGCTAG
- the atp13a2 gene encoding cation-transporting ATPase 13A2 isoform X5, with translation MCRLAALLSLGTLLIIFHWRPRLAVRARCCSCPPALANILLIRDSFGRQHVVEVQIKEIEEGSLEISGDHGDTEWRDTVQLNREDKTLLRYYIHEGMRYVWLDRKGAFCCVSVLNEDWTCEDLHSFQRGLSHLEQSLRRQVHGPNLIDVPVKSYLKLLFEEVLNPFYVFQIFSITLWSFDNYYYYASCIFIISVLSISISLYEIRKQSVTLHNMARLITNVVVRSDSGVEQSVSSVELVPGDCIIIPQDGLLLACDAALLSGECLVNESMLTGESVPVLKTPLPTSECRYSSETERRHTLFCGTQVIQAKGGELGGAIAIVTRTGFLTAKGNLISSILYPQPSNFRFYRDSMKFLLVLGFFALIGTLYSFVTFYRDHASWREVLFKSLDIVTIAVPPALPAALTTGTIYAQRRLKKQGVFCISPPRINVSGKVSVFCFDKTGTLTEEGLDVWGVMEAGPLGFSDLVSDPRLLPAGPTLSGLACCHTVTLLRGQPLGDPLELKMVESTGWTLQEPEGNGKMFHEEFGGHRVLAVMRPSKPLQHTSSSEAVAIVQRFPFSSALQRMSVVTVTSRGRSAVAFMKGSPEMVASLCLQSTVPPQFSSVLRNFASEGLRVLALACRELDNSSDLTAIERVEVEKDMKFVGLLMMKNLVKPESAEVINVLRLAQLRTVMVTGDNILTAINVAKNCGMVGPDEKVVFVSATSQTAQSVPTLKFSLEDAGSPATQGSVEIFTQVGHSLFYYNNTISGLIQHISPQHLYQGGYGYHLAINGKSFAALCDHFPEHLPKVLMRATVFARMAPDQKTQLVKELQNLNYCVGMCGDGANDCGALRAADVGVSLSEAEASVASPFTSKTENISCVPLLIREGRCALVTSFSLFRYMAMYSLIQFSSVLILYSERTSLADFQFLYCDIVLVTLLAIVMGQGGPSKELSARRPPASLLALPVLGSIVIHTSMILTAQLGSLFLITSQDWYVPLNSTVLGAENLPNMENTGVFTVSGFQYIFIAVVVTKGYPHKKPLYNTVIFLVFLIVLFGIMTWLALYPGSFFRWVLELSDITDFDFKLLLVALAALNFLVCFVLEVLIDMGMLNVFRCRRSRPSKKAYKRLNTQLSDSPSWPPLNQTLIPSQHTVINLS, from the exons ATGTGCCGTCTTGCAGCACTGCTGTCCCTAGGCACACTGCTGATCATTTTCCACTGGCGGCCGCGACTGGCCGTCCGTGCTCGCTGCTGCTCCTGTCCACCAGCTCTGGCCAACATTCTGCTCATTAGA gatagTTTTGGTCGACAGCATGTGGTCGAGGTCCAAATCAAGGAGATAGAGGAGGGAAG TTTGGAAATTTCGGGGGACCATGGTGACACTGAATGGCGAGACACAGTCcagctgaacagagaggat AAAACTCTGCTGCGCTACTACATTCACGAAGGGATGCGCTACGTCTGGTTAGATCGCAAGGGAGCTTTCTGCTGCGTCAG TGTCCTCAATGAGGACTGGACCTGCGAGGACCTGCACAGCTTCCAAAGAGGTTTGAGTCATCTCGAGCAGAGCTTGAG GAGACAAGTTCATGGCCCCAACCTCATTGACGTTCCTGTGAAGTCATACCTAAAGCTGCTCTTTGAAGAG GTCCTGAACCCGTTTTATGTGTTCCAGATCTTCAGCATCACATTATGGAGCTttgataattattattattacgccTCCTGTATATTTATCATCTCAGTTCTCTCCATTAGCATCTCACTTTATGAGATACGAAAG CAAAGTGTGACTCTCCACAACATGGCCCGTTTGATCACAAATGTCGTGGTGCGCAGCGACTCAGGAG TGGAGCAGAGCGTGAGCTCCGTCGAGCTCGTGCCAGGCGACTGCATCATCATTCCTCAAGACGGACTTCTGCTGGCGTGTGATGCTGCCCTGCTGAGCGGGGAGTGTCTTGTCAACGAAAGCATGCTCACAG GGGAAAGTGTCCCAGTGCTGAAAACTCCGCTGCCGACGAGCGAATGCAGGTATAGCTCTGAGACTGAGCGTCGCCACACGCTCTTCTGTGGGACTCAAGTCATTCAGGCCAAAGGAGGAGAACTAGGAGGAGCTATTGCCATAGTAACAAGAACAG GCTTCCTGACAGCCAAAGGAAACTTGATCAGCTCCATCTTGTATCCTCAACCAAGCAACTTCCGCTTCTATCGAGATTCCATGAAGTTTCTGCTCGTCTTGGGCTTTTTTG CATTGATTGGAACGCTTTACAGCTTTGTGACCTTCTACAGAGATCAT GCATCCTGGCGGGAGGTGTTGTTTAAAAGCCTGGACATCGTCACCATCGCTGTGCCTCCTGCTCTGCCTGCTGCCCTCACCACCGGTACCATATATGCCCAGAGACGGCTGAAAAAGCAGGGCGTATTCTGCATCAGCCCACCACGCATCAACGTGTCCGGAAAGGTGTCAGTGTTCTGCTTTGATAAG ACTGGAACTCTGACGGAGGAAGGTCTGGATGTGTGGGGGGTGATGGAGGCCGGACCTCTAGGCTTCTCAGATCTGGTCTCAGACCCCAGACTCCTTCCTGCTGGGCCCACGTTGTCTGGACTGGCCTGCTGTCACACGGTGACCCTGCTGAGAGGTCAGCCACTGGGAGACCCCCTGGAGTTGAAGATGGTGGAGTCCACCGGCTGG ACTCTTCAGGAGCCGGAGGgaaatggaaaaatgtttcatgaagagtTTGGGGGTCACAGAGTGTTAGCTGTGATGAGACCAAGCAAACCCCTTCAACACACA AGTTCCAGCGAGGCAGTGGCGATCGTTCAGAGGTTTCCCTTTTCCTCGGCCCTACAGAGGATGAGTGTGGTGACTGTGACTAGCAGAGGTCGCTCTGCTGTCGCGTTTATGAAAGGCTCCCCGGAGATGGTGGCCAGCCTCTGCCTGCAAAGCACAG TGCCGCCACAATTCTCAAGCGTGTTGAGGAACTTTGCCAGCGAGGGTCTCCGAGTTCTCGCTCTTGCTTGTCGAGAACTGGACAACAGCAGTGACCTGACCGCCATCGAACG GGTGGAAGTGGAGAAAGACATGAAGTTTGTGGGCCTCCTGATGATGAAGAACTTGGTCAAACCGGAGAGTGCTGAGGTCATCAACGTCCTCAGATTGGCACAGCTGCGCACTGTCATGGTGACTG GCGACAACATATTAACGGCCATCAATGTTGCCAAGAACTGTGGAATGGTTGGGCCTGACGAGAAGGTGGTGTTTGTCAGTGCCACGTCACAAACTGCCCAGTCAGTGCCTACTCTGAAGTTCAGCCTGGAGGACGCAGGGTCTCCTGCCACTCAGGGTTCTGTAGAAATCTTTACACAGGTCGGTCACTCTCTCTTCTATTACAATAATACAATAAGCGGACTCATTCAACACATTTCTCCACAGCATCTCTACCAGGGAGGCTATGGATACCACCTGGCGATCAATGGGAAGTCCTTTGCGGCACTCTGTGATCACTTCCCAGAACACCTGCCAAAG GTTTTGATGAGAGCTACAGTTTTTGCTCGAATGGCTCCGGACCAGAAGACCCAGCTGGTGAAGGAGCTGCAAAACCTGAA ttACTGTGTGGGCATGTGTGGAGACGGAGCCAACGACTGCGGCGCTCTCCGAGCTGCTGACGTTGGCGTTTCTCTGTCTGAAGCTGAAGCGTCTGTAGCGTCACCTTTTACCTCCAAAACTGAAAACATCAGCTGTGTCCCACTGCTCATCAG AGAAGGCCGGTGTGCCCTGGTCACCTCGTTCAGTCTCTTCCGCTACATGGCCATGTACAGTCTGATCCAGTTCAGCTCTGTGCTCATCCTCTACTCG GAAAGAACTTCTCTGGCCGACTTCCAGTTTCTCTACTGTGACATCGTCCTGGTAACTCTGCTGGCCATCGTAATGGGACAAGGAGGTCCCAGCAAAGAGCTCTCCGCTCGCAGACCACCGGCCAGTCTGCTGGCGCTGCCCGTCCTGGGAAGCATCGTCATCCACACCTCGATGATTTTAACTGCTCAGCTGGGCTCACTCTTCTTGATCACCTCGCAGGACTG GTATGTTCCTCTGAATTCCACCGTGCTTGGAGCAGAGAACCTTCCTAATATGGAGAACACAGGCGTGTTCACTGTGTCAGGGTTCCAGTACATCTTCATAGCCGTCGTGGTCACCAAAGGATACCCTCATAAGAAACCGCTTTATAACACTG TGATTTTCCTGGTCTTCCTCATTGTCCTGTTTGGGATAATGACTTGGCTGGCTCTGTATCCCGGTTCATTTTTCCGGTGGGTGCTTGAACTTTCCGACATCACCGATTTTGATTTCAAGCTGCTGTTGGTCGCGCTGGCTGCTCTGAACTTCCTCGTTTGTTTTGTGCTGGAg GTTCTGATCGACATGGGGATGCTAAACGTTTTCCGCTGTCGACGGAGTCGTCCGTCGAAGAAAGCGTACAAGCGTCTGAACACTCAGCTGTCTGACTCGCCCTCGTGGCCGCCCCTCAATCAAACCCTGATCCCCTCACAGCACACAGTCATCAACTTAAGCTAG
- the atp13a2 gene encoding cation-transporting ATPase 13A2 isoform X4 encodes MDVQGYKWVQWRVWMCRLAALLSLGTLLIIFHWRPRLAVRARCCSCPPALANILLIRDSFGRQHVVEVQIKEIEEGSLEISGDHGDTEWRDTVQLNREDKTLLRYYIHEGMRYVWLDRKGAFCCVSVLNEDWTCEDLHSFQRGLSHLEQSLRRQVHGPNLIDVPVKSYLKLLFEEVLNPFYVFQIFSITLWSFDNYYYYASCIFIISVLSISISLYEIRKQSVTLHNMARLITNVVVRSDSGVEQSVSSVELVPGDCIIIPQDGLLLACDAALLSGECLVNESMLTGESVPVLKTPLPTSECRYSSETERRHTLFCGTQVIQAKGGELGGAIAIVTRTGFLTAKGNLISSILYPQPSNFRFYRDSMKFLLVLGFFALIGTLYSFVTFYRDHASWREVLFKSLDIVTIAVPPALPAALTTGTIYAQRRLKKQGVFCISPPRINVSGKVSVFCFDKTGTLTEEGLDVWGVMEAGPLGFSDLVSDPRLLPAGPTLSGLACCHTVTLLRGQPLGDPLELKMVESTGWTLQEPEGNGKMFHEEFGGHRVLAVMRPSKPLQHTSSSEAVAIVQRFPFSSALQRMSVVTVTSRGRSAVAFMKGSPEMVASLCLQSTVPPQFSSVLRNFASEGLRVLALACRELDNSSDLTAIERVEVEKDMKFVGLLMMKNLVKPESAEVINVLRLAQLRTVMVTGDNILTAINVAKNCGMVGPDEKVVFVSATSQTAQSVPTLKFSLEDAGSPATQGSVEIFTQVGHSLFYYNNTISGLIQHISPQHLYQGGYGYHLAINGKSFAALCDHFPEHLPKVLMRATVFARMAPDQKTQLVKELQNLNYCVGMCGDGANDCGALRAADVGVSLSEAEASVASPFTSKTENISCVPLLIREGRCALVTSFSLFRYMAMYSLIQFSSVLILYSERTSLADFQFLYCDIVLVTLLAIVMGQGGPSKELSARRPPASLLALPVLGSIVIHTSMILTAQLGSLFLITSQDWYVPLNSTVLGAENLPNMENTGVFTVSGFQYIFIAVVVTKGYPHKKPLYNTVIFLVFLIVLFGIMTWLALYPGSFFRWVLELSDITDFDFKLLLVALAALNFLVCFVLEVLIDMGMLNVFRCRRSRPSKKAYKRLNTQLSDSPSWPPLNQTLIPSQHTVINLS; translated from the exons ATG GATGTACAGGGGTACAAGTGGGTGCAATGGCGTGTTTGGATGTGCCGTCTTGCAGCACTGCTGTCCCTAGGCACACTGCTGATCATTTTCCACTGGCGGCCGCGACTGGCCGTCCGTGCTCGCTGCTGCTCCTGTCCACCAGCTCTGGCCAACATTCTGCTCATTAGA gatagTTTTGGTCGACAGCATGTGGTCGAGGTCCAAATCAAGGAGATAGAGGAGGGAAG TTTGGAAATTTCGGGGGACCATGGTGACACTGAATGGCGAGACACAGTCcagctgaacagagaggat AAAACTCTGCTGCGCTACTACATTCACGAAGGGATGCGCTACGTCTGGTTAGATCGCAAGGGAGCTTTCTGCTGCGTCAG TGTCCTCAATGAGGACTGGACCTGCGAGGACCTGCACAGCTTCCAAAGAGGTTTGAGTCATCTCGAGCAGAGCTTGAG GAGACAAGTTCATGGCCCCAACCTCATTGACGTTCCTGTGAAGTCATACCTAAAGCTGCTCTTTGAAGAG GTCCTGAACCCGTTTTATGTGTTCCAGATCTTCAGCATCACATTATGGAGCTttgataattattattattacgccTCCTGTATATTTATCATCTCAGTTCTCTCCATTAGCATCTCACTTTATGAGATACGAAAG CAAAGTGTGACTCTCCACAACATGGCCCGTTTGATCACAAATGTCGTGGTGCGCAGCGACTCAGGAG TGGAGCAGAGCGTGAGCTCCGTCGAGCTCGTGCCAGGCGACTGCATCATCATTCCTCAAGACGGACTTCTGCTGGCGTGTGATGCTGCCCTGCTGAGCGGGGAGTGTCTTGTCAACGAAAGCATGCTCACAG GGGAAAGTGTCCCAGTGCTGAAAACTCCGCTGCCGACGAGCGAATGCAGGTATAGCTCTGAGACTGAGCGTCGCCACACGCTCTTCTGTGGGACTCAAGTCATTCAGGCCAAAGGAGGAGAACTAGGAGGAGCTATTGCCATAGTAACAAGAACAG GCTTCCTGACAGCCAAAGGAAACTTGATCAGCTCCATCTTGTATCCTCAACCAAGCAACTTCCGCTTCTATCGAGATTCCATGAAGTTTCTGCTCGTCTTGGGCTTTTTTG CATTGATTGGAACGCTTTACAGCTTTGTGACCTTCTACAGAGATCAT GCATCCTGGCGGGAGGTGTTGTTTAAAAGCCTGGACATCGTCACCATCGCTGTGCCTCCTGCTCTGCCTGCTGCCCTCACCACCGGTACCATATATGCCCAGAGACGGCTGAAAAAGCAGGGCGTATTCTGCATCAGCCCACCACGCATCAACGTGTCCGGAAAGGTGTCAGTGTTCTGCTTTGATAAG ACTGGAACTCTGACGGAGGAAGGTCTGGATGTGTGGGGGGTGATGGAGGCCGGACCTCTAGGCTTCTCAGATCTGGTCTCAGACCCCAGACTCCTTCCTGCTGGGCCCACGTTGTCTGGACTGGCCTGCTGTCACACGGTGACCCTGCTGAGAGGTCAGCCACTGGGAGACCCCCTGGAGTTGAAGATGGTGGAGTCCACCGGCTGG ACTCTTCAGGAGCCGGAGGgaaatggaaaaatgtttcatgaagagtTTGGGGGTCACAGAGTGTTAGCTGTGATGAGACCAAGCAAACCCCTTCAACACACA AGTTCCAGCGAGGCAGTGGCGATCGTTCAGAGGTTTCCCTTTTCCTCGGCCCTACAGAGGATGAGTGTGGTGACTGTGACTAGCAGAGGTCGCTCTGCTGTCGCGTTTATGAAAGGCTCCCCGGAGATGGTGGCCAGCCTCTGCCTGCAAAGCACAG TGCCGCCACAATTCTCAAGCGTGTTGAGGAACTTTGCCAGCGAGGGTCTCCGAGTTCTCGCTCTTGCTTGTCGAGAACTGGACAACAGCAGTGACCTGACCGCCATCGAACG GGTGGAAGTGGAGAAAGACATGAAGTTTGTGGGCCTCCTGATGATGAAGAACTTGGTCAAACCGGAGAGTGCTGAGGTCATCAACGTCCTCAGATTGGCACAGCTGCGCACTGTCATGGTGACTG GCGACAACATATTAACGGCCATCAATGTTGCCAAGAACTGTGGAATGGTTGGGCCTGACGAGAAGGTGGTGTTTGTCAGTGCCACGTCACAAACTGCCCAGTCAGTGCCTACTCTGAAGTTCAGCCTGGAGGACGCAGGGTCTCCTGCCACTCAGGGTTCTGTAGAAATCTTTACACAGGTCGGTCACTCTCTCTTCTATTACAATAATACAATAAGCGGACTCATTCAACACATTTCTCCACAGCATCTCTACCAGGGAGGCTATGGATACCACCTGGCGATCAATGGGAAGTCCTTTGCGGCACTCTGTGATCACTTCCCAGAACACCTGCCAAAG GTTTTGATGAGAGCTACAGTTTTTGCTCGAATGGCTCCGGACCAGAAGACCCAGCTGGTGAAGGAGCTGCAAAACCTGAA ttACTGTGTGGGCATGTGTGGAGACGGAGCCAACGACTGCGGCGCTCTCCGAGCTGCTGACGTTGGCGTTTCTCTGTCTGAAGCTGAAGCGTCTGTAGCGTCACCTTTTACCTCCAAAACTGAAAACATCAGCTGTGTCCCACTGCTCATCAG AGAAGGCCGGTGTGCCCTGGTCACCTCGTTCAGTCTCTTCCGCTACATGGCCATGTACAGTCTGATCCAGTTCAGCTCTGTGCTCATCCTCTACTCG GAAAGAACTTCTCTGGCCGACTTCCAGTTTCTCTACTGTGACATCGTCCTGGTAACTCTGCTGGCCATCGTAATGGGACAAGGAGGTCCCAGCAAAGAGCTCTCCGCTCGCAGACCACCGGCCAGTCTGCTGGCGCTGCCCGTCCTGGGAAGCATCGTCATCCACACCTCGATGATTTTAACTGCTCAGCTGGGCTCACTCTTCTTGATCACCTCGCAGGACTG GTATGTTCCTCTGAATTCCACCGTGCTTGGAGCAGAGAACCTTCCTAATATGGAGAACACAGGCGTGTTCACTGTGTCAGGGTTCCAGTACATCTTCATAGCCGTCGTGGTCACCAAAGGATACCCTCATAAGAAACCGCTTTATAACACTG TGATTTTCCTGGTCTTCCTCATTGTCCTGTTTGGGATAATGACTTGGCTGGCTCTGTATCCCGGTTCATTTTTCCGGTGGGTGCTTGAACTTTCCGACATCACCGATTTTGATTTCAAGCTGCTGTTGGTCGCGCTGGCTGCTCTGAACTTCCTCGTTTGTTTTGTGCTGGAg GTTCTGATCGACATGGGGATGCTAAACGTTTTCCGCTGTCGACGGAGTCGTCCGTCGAAGAAAGCGTACAAGCGTCTGAACACTCAGCTGTCTGACTCGCCCTCGTGGCCGCCCCTCAATCAAACCCTGATCCCCTCACAGCACACAGTCATCAACTTAAGCTAG